One genomic segment of Garra rufa chromosome 13, GarRuf1.0, whole genome shotgun sequence includes these proteins:
- the LOC141283864 gene encoding uncharacterized protein C2orf81 homolog: MRRSAAKSRSDKSRTDSVPVNAASHPSAIQPAETVDIVPGRLTESNWTSMLSQEEGEEVVVDIIAELMEGVMDRCYQVYLKRQLIPFSVWWAQNNLVETLECLFLRRDEGDDPEHELFWQEDPEPQPCVIDSWAEGCVPVLHAAQE, translated from the exons ATGCGTCGCTCAGCTGCCAAATCACGGTCTGATAAAAGCCGCACTGATTCTGTCCCAGTTAATGCTGCTTCACATCCATCTGCAATCCAGCCCGCTGAGACTGTGGACATTGTCCCAGGCCGCCTCACTGAGTCTAACTGGACCAGCATGCTCTCACAAGAAGAGGGTGAGGAGGTGGTTGTGGACATTATAGCAGAACTGATGGAAGGAGTGATGGACAGATGCTACCAGGTGTATCTAAAAAGACAG TTGATACCCTTCTCGGTGTGGTGGGCACAAAATAACCTGGTGGAGACACTAGAATGTCTTTTCCTGAGGAGAGATGAAGGGGATGATCCAGAACATGAACTCTTTTGGCAAGAGGATCCAGAACCTCAGCCCTGTGTGATTGATTCTTGGGCTGAAGGATGCGTACCTGTGCTCCATGCTGCTCAGGAATAG
- the LOC141283420 gene encoding uncharacterized protein, whose translation MAGTTRHITIQKRQAFPQLERCTKCCNNFHCPFCMPSIFKPSRPDKVKFHLKCHCNKAVVHGDFTIHRCGLGCRASLHYHCMYCPTTILRRSDFKNHLQVCKHNPSSETATKMLSSTSAAVTAPTIINTPLIINAADIVPLVTYTPSTTDASALTITDTPSTTTAAGKFRVRPVIKKRCPSCNILINKNNLQKHMERKHTDQSVLDIDETFQLTSQCIDETNGIFAVLKVVKGHGVPLHVQYQMFEESKRVLCESNECQININVAQRSGITSYQCMHISAASFCKSLVEQVSLEEDVLTEMVRGKWFSEKKKKECLALQQLAKSSSIPLSVHTSIGISPGKKFVSVFEPNVTSYSRLGRVMVVLNTKLDSWHCPCTKLRRSCLHKYVAKWHLFQTQRELFQTEGSPHKQHSEEDDITDNSHVYPPKGLRLEIMLNYILHKKKIPAVLPEDVRVPSPRKDYPQNLCPIETVCQECPGDVSLSDPVLVTQNATILTNWCIIKDVATYYKQCPQCGMFYRYQEWKDRLHNFNDHIILDIPLCLTLRNLLQVHTSVSRAVKFLQLTTGVEFPPPDTMLHAYLQFEALTDHEYKYSCPTCGDHPPVVIMGVHKPTASPLSEKDIEQPPEDFKGEVNLEEFWESLSKEMICQGLVESTCI comes from the exons ATGGCGGGGACGACA AGACATATTACGATTCAGAAACGTCAAGCATTTCCTCAGTTGGAGAGATGCACAAAATGCTGCAACAATTTTCATTGTCCCTTTTGTATGCCCAGTATATTTAAGCCCAGCAGACCGGACAAAGTCAAATTCCACTTGAAATGCCACTGTAACAAAGCTGTTGTCCATGGag atttCACAATTCACAGATGTGGACTGGGCTGTAGAGCATCACTCCATTACCACTGTATGTACTGTCCAACAACCATTCTCAGAAGAAGCGATTTTAAAAACCATTTACAAGTCTGTAAACATAATCCGAGTTCAGAAACGGCCACAAAAATGCTGTCAAGCACCAGTGCGGCAGTGACTGCTCCAACGATTATAAACACACCATTAATTATCAATGCAGCAGACATCGTTCCCTTAGTCACATACACACCATCAACCACAGATGCGAGTGCTTTGACGATCACGGACACGCCATCAACCACCACTGCCGCAGGAAAGTTTCGCGTCCGGcctgttattaaaaaaagatgCCCATCATGCAATATCCTCATCAATAAAAACAATCTACAAAAACATATGGAGCGCAAACACACAGATCAGTCAGTACTGGACATTGATGAGACATTTCAGCTTACAAGTCAATGCATAGATGAGACAAATGGGATATTTGCAGTTCTCAAAGTGGTAAAAGGCCACGGCGTGCCGCTTCACGTACAATACCAGATGTTTGAAGAAAGTAAAAGAGTCCTCTGCGAATCAAACGAGTGCCAGATTAACATCAATGTTGCGCAGAGAAGCGGCATCACATCGTACCAGTGCATGCATATCAGCGCAGCAAGCTTTTGCAAGTCTTTGGTTGAACAAGTCTCTCTGGAGGAAGATGTTTTGACTGAGATGGTAAGAGGAAAATGGTTCAgcgagaaaaagaaaaaagaatgccTTGCTTTGCAACAGCTTGCAAAAAGTAGCTCCATACCGCTTTCTGTTCACACTTCGATTGGGATCTCGCCGGGAAAAAAGTTCGTTTCGGTTTTTGAGCCCAATGTGACGTCTTATAGTCGTTTGGGGCGTGTCATGGTTGTATTAAACACAAAACTGGACTCCTGGCACTGTCCTTGCACCAAACTGCGACGTTCATGCCTGCACAAATATGTCGCCAAATGGCATCTGTTTCAAACGCAGCGCGAGCTTTTCCAGACTGAGGGATCGCCACATAAGCAACATTCAGAAGAGGACGACATCACAGACAACAGTCATGTGTATCCACCGAAAGGTCTAAGATTGGAGATTATGTTGAATTACATTCTTCATAAGAAGAAGATTCCTGCCGTTCTTCCTGAAGATGTGCGTGTACCATCGCCACGCAAGGATTACCCACAAAACCTTTGTCCAATTGAAACCGTGTGTCAGGAATGTCCTGGAGATGTGAGCCTCAGCGATCCTGTGCTAGTTACACAGAATGCCACAATACTTACCAATTGGTGCATTATTAAAG ATGTCGCCACCTACTATAAGCAGTGTCCGCAGTGTGGGATGTTTTATCGTTACCAGGAGTGGAAAGATCGCCTCCATAACTTCAATGATCACATTATCCTTGACATTCCCTTGTGCTTAACCTTGAGAAACCTTCTGCAG GTCCATACTTCAGTGAGCAGAGCTGTTAAGTTTTTACAACTTACAACAGGAGTGGAGTTTCCACCTCCAGACACAATGCTGCATGCATATTTACAGTTTGAAGCCCTCACTGATCATGAATACAAGTATTCATGCCCCACCTGTGGCGATCATCCTCCGGTGGTGATCATGGGTGTACACAAACCGACTGCTTCTCCATTATCAG AAAAGGATATTGAACAACCTCCAGAGGATTTTAAAGGAGAGGTCAATCTGGAAGAGTTCTGGGAGTCACTATCTAAAGAGATGATCTGTCAAGGATTGGTTGAAAGTACATGTATATAA